The Bacillus sp. Y1 genome has a window encoding:
- a CDS encoding alpha/beta hydrolase family protein, giving the protein MYTLEVIDMERFPSPHPHVELSIITYYSDGYKVKGMLAEPKGGETLDGFLYLRGGIKSVGKVRPSRLVQFACEGFVVFAPFYRGNQGGEGNEDFAGDDREDAFAGFRILQQHSRVKRVHVFGFSRGGVMALLTAIKFPDTASLVTWGGVSDMNLTYMEREDLRRMMKRVIGGTPTRYPERYKFRTPLYDIEQLRCPTLIIHGSKDQNVSLDHARRLEERLKDLCHPVESWYFEELTHYFPPSINRKVVTDLTQWMKKQS; this is encoded by the coding sequence ATGTATACGCTAGAAGTTATTGATATGGAGAGGTTTCCTTCGCCTCATCCTCATGTGGAGTTATCGATCATAACGTATTATTCGGATGGATATAAGGTGAAAGGAATGTTAGCAGAACCTAAAGGAGGGGAGACTTTAGATGGTTTCTTATATTTGAGAGGTGGAATAAAAAGTGTAGGAAAGGTAAGGCCATCTAGGTTGGTACAATTTGCATGTGAAGGCTTTGTAGTATTTGCCCCTTTCTACCGAGGAAATCAAGGAGGAGAAGGAAATGAAGATTTTGCTGGAGATGATCGAGAAGATGCATTTGCTGGGTTTCGAATTTTACAGCAGCATTCAAGAGTGAAAAGGGTTCATGTATTTGGATTTTCACGTGGTGGGGTGATGGCATTATTAACAGCCATCAAGTTTCCTGATACGGCTTCTCTCGTCACCTGGGGTGGAGTAAGTGATATGAATCTTACATATATGGAAAGAGAAGATTTAAGAAGGATGATGAAGAGAGTCATCGGTGGTACACCGACGAGATATCCAGAAAGATATAAATTTCGGACTCCATTGTATGATATTGAACAATTACGATGTCCAACTTTAATCATTCATGGATCGAAGGATCAAAATGTAAGTTTGGACCATGCACGAAGATTGGAAGAGAGGTTAAAGGATTTGTGTCATCCAGTGGAGAGTTGGTATTTTGAGGAGTTGACTCATTACTTTCCTCCAAGTATTAACCGAAAAGTCGTTACAGACTTAACTCAATGGATGAAAAAACAGTCA
- a CDS encoding ABC transporter ATP-binding protein: protein MSLLKLEHIHHTYFTKTSATTALSDISLEVEEGEFISFLGPSGCGKTTLLSIIAGLFQPTEGTILLENQSVNKSKKKIGYMLQQDYLFPWKTIEENILLGLKIFGIEDSAKKEYAFSLLEEMGLKGYEKQYPKQLSGGMRQRVALVRTLVTEPKLLMLDEPFSALDYQTKLRLEDLVSETLKSFGKTAILVTHDIGEAIAMSDRVYLFSARPGQIHKSFEVPKELRELSPFQARNHESYTQLFQEIWKELESLEQ from the coding sequence ATGAGCTTATTGAAGCTAGAACATATTCATCACACGTATTTTACTAAGACCTCTGCTACAACGGCCCTCTCCGACATTTCACTCGAAGTTGAGGAAGGAGAATTCATTTCCTTCCTCGGTCCGAGCGGATGCGGAAAAACAACCCTACTTTCGATCATAGCAGGATTATTTCAACCAACTGAAGGGACTATCCTGCTTGAGAATCAATCTGTTAACAAATCTAAAAAAAAGATCGGTTATATGCTACAGCAAGATTATTTATTTCCTTGGAAAACCATCGAGGAAAATATACTGCTTGGTTTAAAAATTTTTGGAATTGAAGACAGTGCTAAGAAGGAATATGCCTTTTCTCTTCTTGAAGAAATGGGATTAAAGGGCTATGAAAAACAATACCCAAAACAACTCTCTGGTGGAATGAGACAAAGGGTTGCCCTAGTTAGAACCTTAGTAACGGAACCGAAGCTACTTATGTTAGATGAACCATTTTCTGCATTAGATTATCAAACAAAGCTTCGACTCGAGGATCTTGTGTCTGAGACATTAAAATCCTTCGGAAAAACAGCTATCCTTGTCACACATGATATTGGAGAAGCAATCGCCATGAGTGATCGAGTTTATTTATTTTCTGCTCGTCCTGGGCAAATTCACAAGTCATTTGAAGTCCCAAAGGAGTTAAGAGAACTCTCTCCTTTTCAAGCTAGAAATCACGAAAGTTATACTCAGCTATTCCAAGAAATATGGAAGGAGTTGGAATCCCTTGAACAATAA
- a CDS encoding ABC transporter substrate-binding protein produces MKKSFKIFFSMFLVVILIIPIAACSKEEVQKVRIGEVTRSIFYAPEYVAIEKGFFEEEGLDVELTTTSGGDKTMTALLSNSIDVALVGSETSIYVYAQEANDPVINFAQLTQTDGTFLVSREKIDNFSWDMLKGSTFLGQRKGGMPQMVGEFVLKQHNIDPHNDLNLIQNIDFANISSAFASGTGDFVQLFEPTASVFEQEGRGHIVASFGTESGMVPYTTFMSKESYMTENKEIVEKFARAIYKAQKWVAENSAKDIAEAISPYFEDTDLTLIETVVDRYKSQGSYATNPVLDEAEWENLQNIMDESGELPKRVDHSVLVNTQIAEEVMK; encoded by the coding sequence ATGAAAAAGTCATTTAAGATTTTCTTTTCCATGTTCCTAGTCGTCATTCTTATTATACCGATTGCTGCCTGCAGCAAGGAAGAAGTTCAAAAAGTACGCATTGGTGAAGTAACACGTTCCATTTTCTATGCACCTGAATATGTTGCCATTGAAAAAGGTTTTTTTGAAGAAGAAGGATTAGATGTTGAGCTAACAACTACTTCAGGTGGTGACAAGACAATGACTGCCTTGTTATCGAATAGTATTGACGTTGCTCTTGTTGGTTCTGAAACATCTATTTACGTTTATGCTCAAGAAGCAAATGACCCCGTCATCAACTTTGCCCAGCTCACACAAACAGATGGAACTTTCCTTGTATCTCGTGAAAAAATTGATAATTTTTCGTGGGATATGTTGAAGGGATCCACCTTTTTAGGTCAAAGAAAAGGTGGTATGCCACAAATGGTTGGGGAATTCGTTCTAAAACAGCATAATATCGATCCACATAACGACCTAAACCTGATACAAAATATTGATTTCGCCAATATTTCAAGTGCCTTTGCTTCTGGAACGGGCGACTTTGTTCAGCTTTTCGAACCAACTGCGAGTGTGTTTGAACAGGAAGGAAGAGGTCATATTGTCGCTTCATTCGGAACAGAGTCAGGCATGGTACCATATACAACATTTATGTCAAAAGAAAGCTATATGACGGAAAACAAAGAAATCGTTGAAAAATTTGCAAGAGCTATTTATAAAGCGCAAAAATGGGTAGCGGAAAATTCTGCAAAAGATATCGCTGAAGCCATTTCTCCTTACTTCGAGGATACCGACTTAACTTTAATTGAGACAGTCGTTGACCGTTACAAGAGCCAAGGCTCTTACGCAACAAATCCAGTGCTTGACGAAGCAGAGTGGGAAAACCTTCAAAATATTATGGATGAATCAGGTGAGTTACCTAAAAGAGTGGACCACAGTGTGCTTGTAAATACCCAAATTGCTGAAGAGGTCATGAAATAA